CCAGGCGCTGTCGGGCAAGGCTTGCAGGGCTTCCAGAAAATGCCCGCGAGAACCCTCGGCATCGCCGCCCAGGTGCAACAGCCAGCCCCACTGCGCCTGCCAGCGCGCCAGCAAATGTCGCTGGCGGGGCGCCGTGGATTGCGGGGCAAACCGCGCGAGCTGATCGATGCACACCGCCGCCTGATCGAAGCGCCCGGCGAACAGCAGCGCCGCCGTCAGCAGGCCCACCAGTTGCGCCGAACCGAGCATCAATTCATCGCCGTGCTGTTCATGCAGACGCAACAGCAGCGCGGCGTTTTGCTGGCGGAACAGGTCCTCGAAACTGAAGTGCTGCAACAGGCTCACCGCCACTTCATATTCTTCGGCCAACAGCGCCTGCTCGAAGGCGGCCTGCCAGTCCTGTTCGGCGCAGAACCATTGGCAGGCGCGCCGGTGCCACGAGCGCTTGGCCGGCCAGGGTGCGTTGCGCATCAACTGCGCCAGCGGCGGAAAAACCTGCAGCCAGTCGCTGTCTTCCCACGGCTGGATAAATGCACCGAGGGCCTGTAGATCGCGCAGATACTGGTCGCCATCACCGGCGCCGAACAGATGCTCGCACAGGCCAATGTTGAAACGCGGCAGATGGGCCAGCACCTGCCAGGCCTCCGTCAGTTCGGGCGGCAGGGTGCTGAAGAGTTCATGTTGCAGGTAATCGAGCAGGGTTTTGTCGGGATGGCCGTCGCCCAGCAAGGCGATGCGCACCCCGGCGCACCAGCCGGCGCTGAACTGCAACACACTGTGCAGAGTCTGCCCCGGCGCATGGCTGAGCAGTTGCTGGATTTCCGCCGGGTTGAACGCCAGTTCGGCGCCACATTCGAGCAGCTCATCGTCGAGCAGCAGCCGCGGCCAGTTACACGCCGGCCGCCGTCGCGCGCCCAGCCACCAGGTCAGCGCCGGGCTGCTGGCAATGAGTAGGCGATCGAGCAAGGCGTCGGTGGCAGGAGCGGGCAAGCGGCAAAAATCATCGAGGAACAGCCAGGCAGGGGTCTGCCAACGGCTGAGGTCCAGCAGCAAGGTGGCTTCATCGGTAAACGCCAGGCCCAGGTTCTGCGCCAGGTGCCGACACAGGTCGAGCGGGCTGAGGGCCACGCCATTGAGGGGCAGCCAATACACCTGACAACCCGTCGGCGCCTGCAATGCGCATTCAGCGAGCAAGGCACTCTTGCCGCTGCCGCCGGGCGCGCACAACAACTTGACCCGTACCTGCGCCGCCAGCAACGGCTCGGCCAGGCGCGGGCGCAGCAGATGATGGGCGGACAGCCGAGGCATGAATCCAGGACGGTCCAGGCAGCGTGTCATGGCAGTCATTGCTGCATCCTGCGTTTTTATTGTTATGCAACGTGATGCGTACCCTAGTCCTGAGGCGGGCGGTTGTTGAAGAAGTATTCAGCGGGGTGATTGAGGGCCATGCATAGAACCCCATGTGTATAAAACCAGTGTGGGAGGGGGCAGCAAGCCCCCTCCCAGATTTTGCCTCCACTTCGATCCGGGATCAGCGCACGCCCTCAGCCCGCAAGGCTGCCGGGGTGTAGTCCGCCGCCTTGGCCGCGAAGCCGAACACGAAGCTGCTTTTCTCCTCGTTTTTCATGCCCAGCGCGATGTAGCGCCCGGCGATCAGGTCATACAGGGTTTCCACCGTGTAGGCCGGCACCTGGTGGTCGTAGTAGAACTGCGCATGGCCTTCGGCAACCCGCCACAGTTGGCCGCGGCCGTCGTAGTGATCCACCAGCGCGACTTGCCAGCTGTCTTCGTCGATGTACATGTGGCGCTTGGCATAGATATGCCGCTCGCTGGGCTTGACCGTACCGACCACTTCCCACACCCGGTGCAGTTCGTAGCGGGTCAGGTCCTGGTTGATGTGCCCGGCCTTGATGATGTCGTCGTACTTGAGCGAGGGCGAGTCGAGCTTGTAGCTGTTGTAGGGGATGTACATCTCTTTTTTGCCCACCAGCTTCCAGTCATAGCGGTCGGGCGCGCCGGAGAACATGTCGAAGTTGTCGGTGGTGCGCAGGCCGTCGGAGGCGGTGCCCGGGCCGTCGTAGGACACTTGCGGCGCGCGTCGCACGCGGCGTTGGCCAGCGTTGTAGATCCAGGCCAGGCGTGGCTCCTTCACTTGGTCGAGGGTTTCATGCACCAACAGCACGTTGCCCGCCAGGCGCGCAGGGGCGGTGACCGATTGCTTGAAATAGCTGAGCACGTTGGCCGCCTTGGCCTGATCGATATCCGGGATCGCTTGCGGCACCGCCACTTCTTCTTCGAAGCGGATCGGCGTGTAGCTGCCGTTGGTCTGCGGGGTGGCCTGGGTGATGATGCGGCGCAAGTTACCGCCGTGGTAACGGGTGATGTGGTTCCACAGCACCTCCACGCCGTTCTTCGGAATCGGGAATGCGTAGTAACGGTTGCCGGTGAAGTTTTCCAGGCCGTTACCGTCATTGATCGCCTTG
This region of Pseudomonas asgharzadehiana genomic DNA includes:
- a CDS encoding LuxR C-terminal-related transcriptional regulator; its protein translation is MTAMTRCLDRPGFMPRLSAHHLLRPRLAEPLLAAQVRVKLLCAPGGSGKSALLAECALQAPTGCQVYWLPLNGVALSPLDLCRHLAQNLGLAFTDEATLLLDLSRWQTPAWLFLDDFCRLPAPATDALLDRLLIASSPALTWWLGARRRPACNWPRLLLDDELLECGAELAFNPAEIQQLLSHAPGQTLHSVLQFSAGWCAGVRIALLGDGHPDKTLLDYLQHELFSTLPPELTEAWQVLAHLPRFNIGLCEHLFGAGDGDQYLRDLQALGAFIQPWEDSDWLQVFPPLAQLMRNAPWPAKRSWHRRACQWFCAEQDWQAAFEQALLAEEYEVAVSLLQHFSFEDLFRQQNAALLLRLHEQHGDELMLGSAQLVGLLTAALLFAGRFDQAAVCIDQLARFAPQSTAPRQRHLLARWQAQWGWLLHLGGDAEGSRGHFLEALQALPDSAWTSRLMCLSGLTQQALLRGELDVAQGLNREALCLARAHGSLLLEALLELDHAQLLEQRGAPYRAQSLLEGVQAMLLKQRLSAGPLVGRIALRRGHLALRQGQDSLAVECFESGMKMCLHSQDKRVLYGFLGLALVAANRGDYAQAFFQLREAERLMQQRQVPDTVYRAVLLLVSGHFWLQQGRAELTVEAMRRVLRHFRGPQAKQAPPATLELIPRLEYLLVLAEVKLGCAEQPVARLSALLQATHQRGMLCLETELHLVLGEVAWHVGEPALARRSLQNGLELAERCQVQQAIRELRLRSPGLLSELGMEPRACTSGAVENPLSQRELEVLQLIALGSSNLEIADRLFISLHTVKTHARRIHSKLGVERRTQAVAKAKTLGLMV
- a CDS encoding DUF1329 domain-containing protein, whose protein sequence is MRKTIAVLALSLLAAHVMAAVSPEEAAKLGTILTPVGAEKAGNADGSIPAWTGGIPKNAGAVDSKGFLADPFASEKPLFVITAATVDKYKDKLSDGQVAMFKRYPETYKIPVYPSHRTVNLPADIYESIKRSALNVKAINDGNGLENFTGNRYYAFPIPKNGVEVLWNHITRYHGGNLRRIITQATPQTNGSYTPIRFEEEVAVPQAIPDIDQAKAANVLSYFKQSVTAPARLAGNVLLVHETLDQVKEPRLAWIYNAGQRRVRRAPQVSYDGPGTASDGLRTTDNFDMFSGAPDRYDWKLVGKKEMYIPYNSYKLDSPSLKYDDIIKAGHINQDLTRYELHRVWEVVGTVKPSERHIYAKRHMYIDEDSWQVALVDHYDGRGQLWRVAEGHAQFYYDHQVPAYTVETLYDLIAGRYIALGMKNEEKSSFVFGFAAKAADYTPAALRAEGVR